In Sulfuritortus calidifontis, the sequence CTACCGCCGGCTCTATCCCGAGGCCGAGGGCGAGGCCTACACCTGGTGGAGCAACCGCGGCCAGGCCTGGGCCAAGAACGTGGGTTGGCGCATCGACTACCAGATCGCCACGCCAGGCATCGCGGCGGCGGCGCGCGACGCCTCGGTCTACAAGGCCGAGCGCTTTTCCGACCACGCGCCCCTGATCGTGGACTACGCCGCCGAGCTCTGATGCCCCAGTCCTTCGCCGCCTTCCACCGCCTGGCCGCCGTGCTGTTTCTCGGTTTCGCCTCCGGCCTGCCTCTCTCGCTCACCGGCCAGGCCATGCAGGCCTGGCTCTCGGTGGATGGGGTGGACCTCGCCACCATCGGTTTTCTCGGCCTGGTCGGCGTGCCTTACACCTTCAAGTTCCTCTGGGCACCGCTGATGGACCGGTTCGAGCCGCCGTTCCTGGGCCGCCGGCGCGGCTGGCTGGTGCTGACCCAGCTCGGCCTGGCCGCGGCCCTGGCCTGGATGGCCGGGCTGTCGCCCAGCGCCACGCCCGGCCTGTTCGCCCTGGCGGCGCTGCTCATCGCCTTCCTCTCCGCCTCGCAGGACGTGGTGTGTGATGCCTACCGCACCGACGTGCTCGATCCGCACGAGCGCGGCCTGGGCGGCTCGCTCTCGGTGTTCGGCTATCGCCTGGCCATGATCCTGGCCGGCGGTGTCGCCCTGATCTGGGCCGAGCAATGGGGCAGCTGGTCCAAGGTCTATATGGTGATGGCCGGCATCATGCTGGCGGCGGCCGGCCTCTCCCTGCTCACCCTGCCGCGGGTGAGTGGCGCGTCGAAGCCGCTCGCCTCCGACCCGAAGAAGGAGCTGGCCGGCTTTGGCGCCATGGTCGCCGGCGTCGCCGTCGGCTGGTTCCTCGCGCGCGGCCTGCTCACTCTGCTCGGGCTCGATCCGCACGACCCGAACAAATGGATCCAGCTCCTGTTCATCCTGGCCGGCATCGCCGGTGCCCTGCCCCTGGCGTATTGGGCGGCGCGCCGGGTCGGCTTCGAGACCCTGAACCGCTCGCTCGAAAGCTTCTTCAGACAGCCGGCCGCCTGGGCCTTCCTGCTCCTGATCGTGCTCTACAAGCTGGGCGATGCCTTCGCCGGCACCCTGACCACGCCCTTCCTGATCAAGGGCATGGCCTTCAGCCAGGCCGAGGTTGGCATCGTCAACAAGGTGATCGGCCTCTGGCTCACCATCTTCGGCGCGCTCGCCGCCGGCGCCTTGATGCTGCGGATCAACCTGTACCAGGCCCTGCTCGCCTTCGGCCTCTTGCAGCTGATATCCAACCTCGGCTTTTGGCTGCTGGCGGTGTCGGGCAAGGGGGCCTGGGGCAGCTTCACCCTGCCGCCGTTCGATCTGGGTTTCGTCGCACTGGATAGCGCAAGCGAGATCGACGGCCTGCTGCTGGCGGCCATCGCCTTTGAAAATGTGTCCAGCGGCATGGGCACCGCGGCCTTCGTCGCGCTCCTGATGGGCCTGTGCAACCACCGCTTCACCGCCACCCACTACGCCCTGCTTTCGGCCCTGGCGGCGGTCGGCCGCATCTACGTCAGTCCCGTTTCGGGCGTGCTCTCGGAAGCGATCGGCTGGCCCATGTTCTTCGTCTTCTCCACCCTGGCCGCAGTGCCGGGCCTGGTCATGGTCTGGTGGCTGCGGGCAACCATCCGGCGCCTGGGCGGGCGGGCGTGAGCCGGACCTGGCTTCAGGCCGCGCTGTTGCCGGTGCAGGCCGCCTCGCTGCGCGCCGACGGGATCTTGTAGCCCGCGGTGCGGATGAAGGTCTCGGCCGCGTCCGCCGGCATCGGCCGGCCGACGTGGAAGCCCTGGACCAGGTCGCAGCCCAGGTGCATGAGCTGGGCGAGGGCCTGCTCGCTTTCGACCCCCTCGGCGACCACCTCCAGGCCCAGGTTGTGGGCCAGCTCGATGGTGGATTCGACGATGACCAGATCGTCTTTGTTCTTTTCCATGTCCATGACGAAGGAGCGATCGATCTTCAGCTCGCTCACCGGCAATTTGCGCAGGCGGCTCAAGGAGGAATGGCCGGTGCCGAAGTCGTCGATGGAAAAGCCGACGCCCATCTGGCGAATCTCGCCGAGCACCGCGCTCAGGCGTTCGTAATCGCTCAGGAACAGGCTTTCGGTGATCTCGAAGGTGAGGCTGCCGGCGCCGTCATGGCGGGCCAGGATCGCCCTGAGCGAGGCCAGGAAGCGGGGCTCGAGCAGCACCGTCACCGGCAGGTTGACCGCCATTTGCAGCCACCAGCCCTGGCGGTAGGCGTGCACAAATTATTTGAGACGCTGGCTCACATTATTTGC encodes:
- a CDS encoding EAL domain-containing protein produces the protein MHAYRQGWWLQMAVNLPVTVLLEPRFLASLRAILARHDGAGSLTFEITESLFLSDYERLSAVLGEIRQMGVGFSIDDFGTGHSSLSRLRKLPVSELKIDRSFVMDMEKNKDDLVIVESTIELAHNLGLEVVAEGVESEQALAQLMHLGCDLVQGFHVGRPMPADAAETFIRTAGYKIPSARSEAACTGNSAA
- a CDS encoding AmpG family muropeptide MFS transporter — translated: MPQSFAAFHRLAAVLFLGFASGLPLSLTGQAMQAWLSVDGVDLATIGFLGLVGVPYTFKFLWAPLMDRFEPPFLGRRRGWLVLTQLGLAAALAWMAGLSPSATPGLFALAALLIAFLSASQDVVCDAYRTDVLDPHERGLGGSLSVFGYRLAMILAGGVALIWAEQWGSWSKVYMVMAGIMLAAAGLSLLTLPRVSGASKPLASDPKKELAGFGAMVAGVAVGWFLARGLLTLLGLDPHDPNKWIQLLFILAGIAGALPLAYWAARRVGFETLNRSLESFFRQPAAWAFLLLIVLYKLGDAFAGTLTTPFLIKGMAFSQAEVGIVNKVIGLWLTIFGALAAGALMLRINLYQALLAFGLLQLISNLGFWLLAVSGKGAWGSFTLPPFDLGFVALDSASEIDGLLLAAIAFENVSSGMGTAAFVALLMGLCNHRFTATHYALLSALAAVGRIYVSPVSGVLSEAIGWPMFFVFSTLAAVPGLVMVWWLRATIRRLGGRA